In Perca fluviatilis chromosome 3, GENO_Pfluv_1.0, whole genome shotgun sequence, the following proteins share a genomic window:
- the LOC120555494 gene encoding cAMP-regulated phosphoprotein 19-like isoform X2 yields MSGDNEETQTTENTPVDEKVQDKVISPEKSEEAKLKARYPNLGNKPGGSDLLRKRLQKGQKYFDSGDYNMAKAKIKNKQLPTAAPEKTEITGDHIPTPQDLPQRKPSLVASKLAG; encoded by the exons ATGTCGGGGGATAACGAAGAAACACAGACGACCGAGAACACACCAGTGGACGAGAAG GTTCAGGACAAGGTGATCAGTCCTGAGAAGTCAGAGGAGGCTAAACTGAAGGCCAGATACCCAAATTTAGGAAATAAACCTGGGGGCTCTGACCTGCTTCGCAAACGGCTCCAGAAAGGG CAAAAGTACTTTGACTCTGGAGACTACAACATGGCTAAAGCCAAGATAAAGAACAAGCAGTTGCCGACAGCTGCGCCGGAGAAGACGGAGATCACAGGGGACCACATCCCCACCCCCCAGGACCTGCCCCAGAGGAAACCTTCTCTGGTGGCCAGTAAACTTGCAGGCTGA
- the LOC120555494 gene encoding cAMP-regulated phosphoprotein 19-A-like isoform X1 → MSGDNEETQTTENTPVDEKQVQDKVISPEKSEEAKLKARYPNLGNKPGGSDLLRKRLQKGQKYFDSGDYNMAKAKIKNKQLPTAAPEKTEITGDHIPTPQDLPQRKPSLVASKLAG, encoded by the exons ATGTCGGGGGATAACGAAGAAACACAGACGACCGAGAACACACCAGTGGACGAGAAG CAGGTTCAGGACAAGGTGATCAGTCCTGAGAAGTCAGAGGAGGCTAAACTGAAGGCCAGATACCCAAATTTAGGAAATAAACCTGGGGGCTCTGACCTGCTTCGCAAACGGCTCCAGAAAGGG CAAAAGTACTTTGACTCTGGAGACTACAACATGGCTAAAGCCAAGATAAAGAACAAGCAGTTGCCGACAGCTGCGCCGGAGAAGACGGAGATCACAGGGGACCACATCCCCACCCCCCAGGACCTGCCCCAGAGGAAACCTTCTCTGGTGGCCAGTAAACTTGCAGGCTGA